The following proteins come from a genomic window of Sphingobium cloacae:
- a CDS encoding trimeric intracellular cation channel family protein, protein MLPPPENFTPQIGTVLQVLSIVGIFVFAASGALAAARLRQTLVTFAFFALVTGVGGGTVRDLLIDAPVFWVHDATPAITCMAAALLVWITPRSFWSDRALDWLDAVGLAAFAVFGAAKAMSFGIPPFVAAIMGVVTGCVGGIMRDLLAGEPSILLRPELYVTAAVVSSGSFVLLRWGGLDVPIASVIAVLLGFLLRALAIWRGWGLPVYRGIRRE, encoded by the coding sequence ATGCTGCCCCCTCCCGAGAATTTCACGCCGCAGATCGGCACGGTGCTGCAAGTCCTGAGCATCGTCGGTATCTTCGTGTTTGCGGCATCGGGTGCGCTGGCTGCGGCGCGCTTGCGCCAGACGCTCGTCACCTTCGCCTTTTTCGCGCTGGTGACGGGTGTCGGGGGCGGGACGGTGCGCGACCTGCTGATCGATGCGCCGGTCTTCTGGGTGCATGATGCCACGCCCGCCATCACCTGCATGGCCGCGGCCCTGCTTGTCTGGATAACGCCGCGCTCTTTCTGGAGCGACCGCGCGCTCGACTGGCTGGATGCCGTCGGCCTCGCCGCCTTCGCCGTGTTCGGCGCGGCCAAGGCGATGAGCTTCGGCATCCCGCCGTTCGTCGCCGCGATCATGGGAGTGGTGACCGGCTGCGTCGGTGGCATCATGCGCGATCTTCTGGCCGGGGAGCCCTCCATCCTGCTGCGCCCGGAGCTTTACGTGACGGCCGCCGTCGTCTCGTCCGGTTCCTTCGTACTGCTGCGCTGGGGCGGACTGGACGTGCCCATCGCCAGCGTGATCGCGGTCCTGCTAGGCTTCCTGCTACGCGCGCTGGCGATTTGGCGGGGATGGGGCCTGCCTGTCTACAGGGGCATCCGCCGGGAATAG
- a CDS encoding glutathione peroxidase has protein sequence MSVIQQIPLKTIKGDDTSLGDYAGKVVLAVNVASKCGLTPQYEGLEKLYADYKDKGLVVAGFPANDFGAQEPGGNDEIATFCTTNFGVDFPMFEKIVVTGPEKHPLYAALTSAWPKAEGDGDAFREKLKGYGMEPNPEPEILWNFEKFVIARDGSVAARFAPTTAPDDPALIAAIEAELAK, from the coding sequence ATGAGCGTGATCCAGCAAATTCCGTTGAAGACCATCAAGGGCGATGACACCAGCCTGGGCGACTACGCCGGAAAGGTCGTCCTGGCGGTCAACGTCGCCTCCAAATGCGGCCTGACCCCGCAATATGAAGGGCTGGAGAAGCTCTATGCCGATTACAAGGACAAGGGCCTTGTCGTCGCCGGCTTTCCCGCCAATGATTTCGGCGCGCAGGAACCGGGCGGCAATGACGAGATCGCGACATTCTGCACCACCAATTTCGGCGTGGATTTCCCGATGTTCGAGAAGATCGTCGTGACCGGCCCGGAAAAGCACCCGCTTTACGCCGCGTTGACCAGCGCGTGGCCCAAGGCCGAGGGCGACGGCGACGCCTTTCGCGAAAAGCTGAAAGGCTATGGCATGGAACCCAATCCCGAACCCGAAATCCTCTGGAATTTCGAGAAGTTCGTGATCGCCAGGGACGGTTCCGTCGCGGCTCGCTTCGCGCCGACCACCGCGCCGGACGATCCCGCGCTGATCGCCGCGATCGAGGCCGAGCTGGCAAAGTGA
- a CDS encoding VIT1/CCC1 transporter family protein, producing MVAGHQAQSSTGEKGQAVGPPRPHHAVHYVNRVGWLRAAVLGANDGIVSTASLLTGIAASGAPGDTVLLSGIAALFAGAMSMAAGEYVSVSAQSDTERADLAKERRAIVQQPEEEWAELRDIYVERGLSPDLAAQVADQLMAADPLGAHARDELGISDVTTARPVQAAFTSAATFSAGAIAPVLAAAFSPAPQAIAVIALTSLLCLGLLGYIGARLGGGKPLPSIVRVIFWGVLAMVVTAGIGRLFGAAL from the coding sequence ATGGTCGCCGGTCATCAGGCACAATCCTCGACGGGGGAAAAGGGGCAGGCCGTCGGGCCGCCCCGTCCGCATCATGCGGTCCATTATGTGAACCGGGTCGGCTGGCTGCGTGCTGCCGTGCTGGGCGCGAACGACGGCATCGTCTCCACCGCCAGCCTGCTCACCGGCATCGCGGCGTCGGGCGCGCCGGGGGATACGGTCCTGTTGTCGGGCATCGCCGCGCTGTTCGCGGGCGCGATGTCGATGGCGGCGGGGGAATATGTCTCGGTCAGCGCCCAATCCGACACGGAACGCGCCGATCTGGCCAAGGAACGCCGCGCCATCGTCCAGCAGCCCGAAGAGGAATGGGCGGAACTGCGCGACATCTATGTCGAGCGCGGCCTGTCGCCCGATCTGGCGGCGCAGGTTGCGGATCAGTTGATGGCGGCCGATCCTCTGGGTGCCCATGCCCGCGATGAACTCGGCATTTCGGACGTGACGACGGCGCGGCCGGTGCAGGCCGCGTTCACCTCCGCCGCGACCTTTTCCGCCGGGGCCATCGCGCCGGTGCTGGCCGCCGCGTTCAGTCCTGCGCCACAGGCGATCGCCGTCATCGCCCTGACCTCGTTGCTCTGCCTTGGCCTGCTCGGCTATATCGGCGCGCGGCTGGGCGGGGGGAAGCCTTTGCCTTCCATCGTGCGGGTCATATTCTGGGGGGTGCTGGCGATGGTGGTGACGGCGGGCATCGGCAGGCTTTTCGGCGCGGCCTTATAG